A window of Plasmodium malariae genome assembly, chromosome: 5 contains these coding sequences:
- the PmUG01_05035900 gene encoding conserved Plasmodium protein, unknown function — protein MDIHNMSSSLTESKNNLLKGVGNAETARTLLELLMNNSEGFNFKVTVNDNREFYGSLEYVDKYYLFLTKSEERYVGNPPYVRNCGDILIPLKITKSIEIEKSYFDNCYEKLKNM, from the exons ATGGATATTCATAATATGAGTTCTTCACTTActgaaagtaaaaataatttattaaaaggaGTTGGAAATGCGGAAACTGCAAGAACGTTATTAGAA TTATTAATGAACAATAGCGAAGGTTTTAACTTTAAAGTTACTGTAAACGACAACAGGGAATTTTATGGGTCCTTAGAATATGTTGATAAGTATTACTTATTTCTTACAAAAAGTGAGGAGCGATACGTAG gcAATCCACCATATGTAAGAAACTGCGGTGATATTTTAATCCCATTAAAAATAACCAAGTCAATTGAAATTGAAAAGAGTTATTTTGATAATTGTTATGAAAAGTTGAAGAATATGTAA
- the PmUG01_05036000 gene encoding trafficking protein particle complex subunit 3, putative: MSKDKYQKHGDAIFAKLEKVNSELLSLTYGALVSQLLKDLELVDEVNEQLEKMGYNIGIRLVEEFLAKSDISFCEDFEETVEVIAKVAFKMFLGISGTVTCINKETNIYSIIFDSNPLSDFVELPKSLSSLNYCSLLCGVIRGALEQVNTTAIRIKVRCYFVKDMLKGDDYYEIYIELQEVMKEEILNDEES; the protein is encoded by the exons atgtcaAAAGATAAATACCAGAAGCATGGAGATGCTATATTTGCTAAACTAGAAAAAGTG AATTCGGAGTTGTTGTCTCTAACATATGGGGCGTTAGTGAGTCAACTACTAAAAGACTTGGAACTAGTAGATGAAGTTAATGAGCAACTAGAGAAAAT GGGTTACAATATAGGAATAAGGTTAGTTGAAGAATTTCTTGCCAAGTCGGACATCTCGTTTTGCGAAGATTTCGAAGAGACTGTGGAGGTTATAGCAAAG GTGGCCTTTAAAATGTTCTTGGGAATAAGCGGGACTGTTACATGCATAAATAAGGAGACGAATATTTATTCCATAATTTTTGATAGTAACCCCTTAAGTGACTTTGTCGAATTGCCTAAGTCACTTTCCTCCTTAAACTACTGCAGCTTATTATGTGGAGTTATAAGGGGCGCATTAGAGCAGGTGAATACTACTGCT ATCAGAATCAAAGTGCGATGTTACTTTGTTAAGGATATGCTAAAAGGAGATGACTACTATGAAATTTACATCGAACTGCAAGAG gttatgaaagaagaaattttaaatgatgaGGAATcgtaa
- the PmUG01_05036100 gene encoding regulator of chromosome condensation, putative: MSDQKCSEKEKELSRSARIHVNSEDISNDSEEKEDNIVVDVKRKNCSQYNILEQLSMLSKKKKKLIKEKDTWDVLSNISNYSSDNNKETEKKKLLICMGNNNFGQLGFDENGKIGVIDFSNIPIYKYFSSYNETKKKLKKYNNIAKEIKKKRNNDSSFMHFKRSNNSLRYNEMYNNILTRLPSDFNLSTIRRTHNTATFKKNRSKSRPHNGVEENKVNTSGSCEKNKICNEQMISDDITGKNGVEKCSSKKEEKNRKDHTVSYDEGQGEKKKNSEMSSSVKTNCSVPVNPMKLRNTNYMKRNKYEESTIINKKKIKKKTFSENDNDAKIHDEKRTKEYDEFLQVKKDQNGGDNGNGRSGDRNHNDNHNDNNNDNNNSSNNSSNNSSNNRNNNRNNNRNNNRNNNGEDYGGGRDKSEELTFFNPKVINCGKYHSGVVSKNGFVCLWGLNCYGQLGVNPQKSIYTCYKKTKVRVLGKGKKENKLSTRRYNICSFLRKEKTILSPYIYKLIPLKHFGYKHKVKDLSLGAFHTMLLTYSGHVFTFGCNKKAQLGLPNYYNKKISYTSKAFLIPSSSDSKQFSSQRYCHLRNSSSSSSSSSNSRGCSRSGGLSYSRTCSKNDATFLSKNTFFFSTRSKYANIARPVIYITCGAYHSAVIDANKKLWLWGWNKYGQIDNTYINEKIKMREREDHDTCRKIGINFLGLSKSGGIKQEEKCNALGEENEMVYCKGKENGKSKKSNNKNVNIPRNIKIKKKNILQVSLGKYHSLCLTEDKAVYVWGYLKKREKKKNCSYLTCQDSIDHYKYITPLTKITCLSDLYISNITSSSTHTAFVAPIKYSNEKSPFVMSFEERSMLQISESAGDRYRCNILLRDENNNEHFLKYFSDNVLTRGGDKVFYVKYTDLYYLVNVESTDNDQAVNNNKAGSMYYYMNNEYNSNNISNISNKYYISGRWKNEGCSDLRAFDTNNIQKGSYIQAAVHTTITRSREKIENIGKVEKKGKIEKTENILRPLFLTNDNNFDTINTLQVYQVAMGKNFGIFLTSSPSINKILNKKKIDYINNICSLNVLRNKIPERNLFVIGNSDHGQVILPSNCRHTAIPIYLDKNKLIDEVLIRNKKYSFLNISKKKKYSDQIAYNSKLYYLKKYHERIKKSATNSSLLFNEFDNQNRFSLFTNTRSSNHSGGKKKGSNNSSGNNNSGNNSISNNSSSNNSSSNNSNAKRLISLSACKFSEFSASMYNRNRMSISPVHSSSDRSSSNNNIFNFNLNQKRNMKESEKILASSGEQNDSGGNKKVPHMNKGHGEFTVTPTMKGDTSTTNKGWMNGSSSRCNNEGNIEGNSGSISWSINGSINGCNNGCNNGCNNGSINGSINGCNNMSNNGSNNELNRSSNSSGNRPQFHLFNKSNVSSLQNSCKTSSSLLRDSLNENMNSEDKIRINSNDSNDSNDNNDNNDNNDSNDNNDNNDNNDNNDSNDNNDNNDNNDNNNEVLTTMQNKNTNQDKKENDSLYTLQKSSIYNSSRCSDADTSKKKSCEKDVNMSKVHSCNGNYKETSIETITRNNSTPSMNELNYNLFENNNISNGLNMNTYEHMENSKQREFSLNSLDNCGTSEEYEKRKEKKEKKEKKNIYTPSRSSTHTQQLDEESKYYYSSRKYMMKSSCINKKELFRSMILHTIENINDNFLSNQNEHIKLTNCEQVKSKFKVFKKRNSCLWNYFTYHHTKKKNPFNYNLSENIVNITLLDIACGDYHSLVLLEVDMLT, encoded by the coding sequence ATGAGCGATCAGAAATGCtcggaaaaggaaaaggagtTGAGCCGAAGCGCAAGGATCCACGTGAACAGTGAGGATATAAGTAATGATAGCgaggaaaaagaagataaCATAGTGGTGgatgtaaaaagaaaaaactgtTCACAGTATAACATTTTAGAACAATTGTCTATGTtgagtaaaaagaaaaaaaagttgataaaagaaaaagatacaTGGGATGTCTTATCAAATATATCTAATTATTCTTCAGATAACAACAaagaaacagaaaaaaaaaaattgttaatatgtatgggtaataataattttggtCAGTTAGGTTTCGACGAGAATGGGAAAATTGGGGTAATagatttttctaatatacctatatacaaatatttttcttcatataacgaaacaaaaaagaaattaaaaaaatataataatattgcaaaagaaataaaaaaaaagaggaataaTGACTCTTCTTTTATGCATTTCAAGCGATCAAATAATTCTCTACGTTATAATGAAATgtataacaatatattaacaaGACTTCCTAGCGATTTTAATTTGTCGACTATTAGGAGAACACACAATACAGCTACCTTTAAGAAAAACAGAAGTAAAAGTCGACCTCATAATGGAGTGGAAGAAAATAAAGTGAATACAAGTGGTAGTTGTgagaagaataaaatatgcaaTGAACAGATGATTAGCGATGATATAACAGGAAAAAATGGTGTAGAGAAATGTTCCTCCAAGAAGGAAGAGAAAAACAGAAAAGATCATACAGTGTCATATGATGAAGGacaaggagaaaaaaaaaaaaacagcgAAATGTCGAGCAGTGTAAAAACGAATTGTAGTGTTCCAGTTAACCCAATGAAATTAAGAAATACcaattatatgaaaaggaACAAGTATGAGGAAAGCACaataattaataagaaaaaaataaaaaaaaaaacattttccgaaaatgataatgatgCAAAAATACATGACGAGAAAAGAACAAAGGAGTATGATGAATTTCTTCAGGTAAAGAAGGATCAGAATGGAGGAGATAATGGCAATGGTAGAAGCGGCGATAGAAACCATAATGACAACCATAATGACAACAATAATGACAACaataatagcagtaataatagcagtaataatagcagtaataATAGAAACAATAATAGAAACAATAATAGAAACAATAATAGAAACAATAATGGTGAGGACTATGGGGGAGGTAGGGATAAAAGCGAAGAGTTGACTTTTTTTAACCCTAAAGTAATTAATTGCGGAAAATATCACTCAGGTGTAGTCAGTAAGAATGGTTTTGTGTGTCTATGGGGATTAAACTGCTATGGGCAGTTAGGAGTGAATCCTCAAAAATCTATTTATacttgttataaaaaaacaaaagtacGAGTATTAGGAAAggggaaaaaggaaaataaattatcaacaagaagatataatatatgctcATTTTTACGAAAGGAAAAAACTATTTTATCaccatatatttacaaattaatTCCTTTGAAGCATTTTGGATATAAACATAAAGTAAAAGATTTAAGTTTAGGTGCTTTTCATACGATGTTATTAACCTACAGTGGGCATGTCTTTACCTTTGGTTGTAACAAAAAAGCGCAGCTGGGTCTACccaattattataataaaaaaatatcgtACACAAGTAAAGCTTTTCTTATTCCATCGAGCAGCGATTCGAAGCAGTTTTCATCGCAGAGGTATTGTCACCTGCGGAATAGTAGCAGCAGCAGCAGCAGCAGCAGCAACAGTCGTGGTTGCAGTCGTAGTGGTGGCCTCTCTTATAGCCGCACTTGCAGTAAGAACGACGCTACCTTCTTGAGCAAAAATACATTCTTCTTTTCTACTCGTTCcaaatatgcaaatattGCACGTCCGGTCATTTACATAACATGCGGGGCTTATCACAGTGCCGTCATAGATGCAAACAAGAAATTGTGGTTATGGGGATGGAACAAATATGGGCAAATTgataatacatatatcaatgaaaagataaaaatgagAGAAAGGGAAGATCATGACACTTGCAGAAAGATTGGTATTAATTTCTTGGGTTTGAGTAAATCTGGTGGAATAAAACAAGAAGAGAAATGTAATGCATTAGGTGAAGAAAACGAAATGGTATACTGTAAAGGAAAGGAAAATgggaaaagtaaaaagagtaataataaaaatgtcaATATCCCTAGAaatattaagataaaaaaaaaaaatattcttcaaGTGAGTTTAGGTAAATATCATAGCTTATGCTTGACAGAAGATAAAGCTGTATATGTATGGGGATATCtaaaaaagagagaaaagaaaaaaaattgctctTACCTAACATGTCAGGACTCTATTGatcattataaatatattacaccGTTAACTAAAATAACTTGTTTAAGTgacttatatatttcaaatattacATCCTCTAGTACACATACAGCCTTTGTTGCTCctataaaatatagcaaTGAAAAGAGTCCATTTGTAATGTCCTTTGAAGAAAGAAGTATGCTGCAGATTAGTGAAAGTGCTGGGGATCGGTACAGgtgtaatatattactaagagatgaaaataataatgaacattttttgaaatatttttctgaTAATGTTTTAACAAGAGGGGGTGACAAAGTGTTTTATGTTAAATACACTGACTTATATTACTTAGTTAATGTTGAAAGTACTGATAATGACCAAGcagtaaataataataaggcAGGAAGCATGTACTACTACATGAACAATGAATACAATAGTAACAATATTTCGAATATATCGAATAAGTACTATATTAGTGGTAGGTGGAAAAATGAAGGATGTAGTGATTTACGTGCATttgatacaaataatatacaaaaaggGAGTTACATTCAAGCCGCTGTTCATACTACTATTACGAGGAGCAGGGAAAAGATAGAAAATATAGGAAAAGTagaaaagaaaggaaaaatagaaaagacAGAAAACATTTTAAGACCTCTGTTCCTTACAAATGATAACAATTTCGATACTATAAATACATTACAAGTATATCAAGTGGCTATGGGGAAAAACTTTGGCATATTTTTAACTTCCTCACCatctataaataaaattttaaataaaaaaaaaatagattatattaataatatttgctCATTAAATGTTCTTAGAAACAAAATCCCTGAGAGGAATTTATTTGTCATAGGTAATTCCGACCATGGTCAGGTAATCCTACCAAGTAACTGCAGACATACTGCCATTCCTATTTATTTAGACAAGAACAAACTAATAGATGAAGTGCTAAtacgaaataaaaaatatagcttcttaaatatatcaaaaaaaaaaaaatactcgGATCAAATAGCGTATAACAGTAAATTgtattacttaaaaaaataccatgaacgtataaaaaaaagtgcgACAAATTCTAGCCTCTTATTTAATGAATTCGATAACCAAAACAGgttttctttatttacaAACACGCGCAGTAGTAATCACAGCGGCGGTAAGAAAAAGGGCAGCAATAATAGCAGCGGTAACAACAACAGCGGTAATAACAGTATCAGTAATAACAGCAGCAGCAATAACAGCAGCAGTAATAACAGCAATGCTAAAAGACTAATTTCCCTAAGTGCCTGCAAATTCAGCGAGTTCAGCGCAAGCATGTACAACAGGAATAGAATGTCCATTTCTCCCGTACATTCCTCTAGTGACAGGAGtagtagcaataataatattttcaatttcaaCCTTAATCAGAAAAGAAACATGAAGGAgagtgaaaaaatattagctTCTTCAGGGGAACAAAATGATTCAGGGGGAAATAAAAAGGTACCTCATATGAATAAGGGGCACGGGGAATTCACCGTAACCCCCACCATGAAGGGGGACACCAGCACGACCAACAAGGGGTGGATGAATGGGTCTTCCAGTAGGTGCAATAACGAGGGCAATATCGAGGGTAATAGTGGGTCCATCAGTTGGTCCATTAATGGTTCGATTAACGGGTGCAATAACGGGTGCAATAACGGGTGCAATAACGGGTCCATTAACGGGTCCATTAACGGGTGCAACAACATGTCTAATAATGGGTCCAATAACGAGCTCAATAGGTCCTCGAACAGTAGTGGAAACAGACCCCAGTTTCACCTCTTCAACAAAAGTAACGTTTCAAGTTTGCAAAATTCATGTAAGACATCTTCTTCATTACTACGTGACAGTTtgaatgaaaatatgaacagtgAAGATAAAATACGAATAAATAGCAACGATAGCAACGATAGCAACGATAACAACGATAACAACGATAACAACGATAGCAACGATAACAACGATAACAACGATAACAACGATAACAACGATAGCAACGATAACAACGATAACAACGATAACAACGATAACAATAACGAAGTTCTAACAACAATGCAAAATAAGAACACAAATCAggataaaaaagagaatgaTTCATTATATACACTTCAAAAATCAAGTATTTATAATTCGTCCAGATGCAGCGATGCGGATACAAGTAAAAAGAAGTCTTGTGAAAAAGATGTTAACATGAGCAAAGTACATTCGTGCAATGGGAATTATAAGGAGACAAGTATAGAAACTATTACACGGAACAATAGTACTCCTTCTATGaatgaattaaattataacctttttgaaaataataatatatcgaATGGTTTAAATATGAACACATATGAACATATGGAAAATTCCAAACAGAGGGAATTCTCTTTAAATTCATTAGATAATTGTGGTACTAGCGAGGAAtacgaaaaaagaaaagaaaaaaaagaaaaaaaagaaaagaaaaatatatatacgcctAGCAGATCTTCGACCCACACACAACAACTAGATGAAGAGagcaaatattattattcttctcgtaaatatatgatgaaaagttcatgcataaataaaaaggagtTATTTCGAAGTATGATATTACATactattgaaaatataaatgacaattttttaagtaatcAAAATGAACATATTAAATTAACTAATTGTGAACAAGTTAAATCGAAATTTAAAGtatttaaaaagagaaattcTTGTCTATGGAATTATTTCACCTATCAtcatactaaaaaaaaaaatcccttcaattataatttatctgAAAATATTGTTAACATTACGCTGTTAGATATAGCTTGCGGTGACTACCACTCCTTGGTTTTACTAGAAGTCGATATGCTCACGTGA